In one Bombyx mori chromosome 22, ASM3026992v2 genomic region, the following are encoded:
- the LOC101741982 gene encoding gonadal protein gdl isoform X2, which translates to MELQEPTPEALQRKLYFLLEQLQDMARELPPKYQMRVPIELLSGLANCLLNDTIFEIVKGLMEIQHVTEKHLFQQRLQVINKHTLEIQKMINNTTDPQQQDLQKALLLSRHKEEMKQTDMKLIMQLDQKFRMKILGLSLTFQ; encoded by the exons ATGGAATTACAAGAGCCTACCCCGGAAGCTTtacaaagaaaattatatttcttattaGAACAGTTACAAGATATGGCCAGAGAACTGCCTCC TAAATATCAAATGCGGGTACCAATTGAACTCTTATCAGGATTAGCTAACTGTCTACTGAATGACACAATTTTCGAAATAGTCAAAGGCCTAATGGAGATTCAACATGTCACAGAGAAACATTTATTCCAACAAAGACTGCAAGTTATTAATAAGCATACAT TAGAAAtacaaaaaatgataaataatacaACTGATCCACAACAGCAAGACTTACAAAAGGCCTTACTATTATCAAGGCATAAAGAGGAGATGAAACAAACtgatatgaaattaattatgcaACTTGATCAGAAG